The Thunnus albacares unplaced genomic scaffold, fThuAlb1.1, whole genome shotgun sequence genome segment GATGCACCGTTCACAACCTTAAACGATTAAACCCACATTAGACGTCCGTGTAGCTTCCATCGAAAGCTGCGTTCAGCTTgtctgataaataaatatacaaacgTTACGTTTTTAGtctgaattaaaaaacagaaattcgtgttttcatcttcaaatcaGTAATTtgaattaaaccaaaaccagaaaacaacttgttttttgcttttattgctACATGTATATTATCTGCATCTCTACAGATACACCGTCATTGATTATGCAGAGATAGATGgatcgatagatagatagatagatagatcgatagatagatagatagatggatcgatagatagatagatagatgaatcgatagatagatagatggatcgatagatagatagatagatggattgatagatagatagatagatggatcgatagatagatagatagatggatcgatcgatagatagatagatggatcgatagatagatagatagatgaatcgatagatagatggatcgatagatagatagatagatggatcgatagatagatagatagatagatggatcgatagatagatggataatCAATGAAGTTCTGCTGCTGTGCGTAAATGCTCACAGCATCCGTCTTAATGGGGAAACGCACTTATTGTTTCtgctgtgggggggggggggggggggttgattgCTGCAGGTATTAATAATCCTTCCACTGTAGCTCAACCAGGAAACAGtcaattaacattaattaatattaattaacattaattaatattagATCCTAACTGGTCTGGAGATTCGGATCATTTGCACTAAAAGACTGAAATGttgagtttattaaatactTGCAGGCATCACCCACATAAAGAGACGCTGTGCACGTTTATTCACCAGTAACAGCAGCgtaactttattatttaaatctcctGACGACGtttcttcacatgaaaaacagaaacaaaatgttttatgtttatttgttcttcCTGTTATCAAACCAGTTGAACAGACCTGCAGTCTGGATCAACCAGAACCACTAAAGCACTAACAAGTCAACATTTCAAGGTGTTTGAGTTGTATGTGGTGGTTCTTCAGCTGTTAAATGTGTTACAGGCTAATGATTATAATCGATTGATCATAACACAGACGTCTTTCAGGGGAAACAGATACGAGATGTTTTTGGTCAGATGGTTTTTAATTCATCATGTTTGAGACTTAATGATGAtatttacagtagaaacatgtTCTTCTGTCTTTCATACACTGaagttttatttcatataaTAATTGGGATTCAGGAAGGTGAGTGTGAGCAATAATTCTCAGTGTGATGATGTTGTTTGTGGCTACTTTTATATAACCTGCATTAAACAACACGGTCAGACCGACCGGGACAGAGGATGTAAGATACGCTTCTTACAGCAGACCCGCATCAACAACATCCACCGTCGCATCATTACGTAGCCGGTTTACGTGCTGTCGGATTCTCTAAGTCCTCATGAATTCTCCTTCACAACTTTCCTCCAATGAGGTCAATGAAAAGACGATAGGAAGGACTTTTCGACCGCAGCCATCAGGTGCTTTTCATCGCAATAACTGATCTTCTTCACGTCGTCTCTCCTCCAAGACCCGGAAACCGACCTGTCTCCACCGTCATGGAGGATCTTCCGATCCCTCAAATGCACCTGGAGGAGACGCGGAGCGCTGAGGAACAACAGGTGTTTTAATGGACGGCGACAGCCCTTTGATCTAATGTGTTTATTGATCGGTCAGCTGACAGTAAACAGTCGGCTGTAATACAGCAGATCCTCTACTAGTGATCCAGcagctgatcatatttaatcataaaatgaaaattactgaatcatgaatcagttacaaaaacacttttgtaactttgtttttcttcatgagCCAAAaacttttcctttcttcttctctgttcttcAGGAAAATATGATGCTGCGTCTCCTTTAAAatcatcctgagcctgaaaaactttcacaaactaaataagcaacattttatttaaacagattCTGCAGAATCTGTCGGACCTTTATGTcggttctgttctttcagtaattaactaAACTAGACTTAAATAGTGACGACGCTGCgatagatctataatcaaatgataaacattggagcagttatcagcAGTTTTTCTtccagctatcaatatgtataaatgattaagtaacagtgtaaagtgttaattaattgGATGAATGAATTTGAAGTTTAAACTTTAGAGTTGTAAGTTCTACATATCGAGAGCTGAACTTCTACATGTTAGTTGGAGATGAACCTCATCAGAGTGAGCGAGGACTCTGTCCTCTGTCTTCACATCTCTGTCTCGTCCTCGctgggaggagctgagacacGAGGAAGAGGCGTGAGTGAGGGAAACGAGGAGACTTGATAGCGTAATAAAAAGCACTTTTTCACCCTGATGttcccggtgcttcctccgcaggaTCCGCTTCACCCAGCTGCCCGACGATCCACTTTtacctgaataacaaaccggggctcggtgctccggttggatccgctggctagctgggaggctagtggagcgttagcagcagcacagccagctagcctccgctagcctaccagctaatgttagccccggctctctgtgTGGACCCGCtggctagctgggaggctagtgGAGCATTAGCAgcagcacagccagctagcctctgctagcctaccagctaatgttagccccggctctccgtgTGGACCCGCtggctagctgggaggctagtggagcgttagcagcagcacagccagctagcctccgctagcctaccagctaatgttagccccggctctccgtgtggatccaaccggagcaccaaACTCGGTTTGTTATTCAGATTAAAATGTGAAGGAGCAGCGGGTCCCGTCCAGCCGGGTGGCGGAGGAGAAGGTGACTTATCGGCTCGTCATATCAGTAGAAATTTTCATTTTGGGCCGATGCCGATATCgcattttaaagcctttatcgGCCAATGACGTGCTGATATTATTGTGCATCCCTCATTATGAGTAACGTAGGCGCCAGGATTTCACAAAGAAAATGTGAGGAATAAAAACGACAATGCTTGATGCGGATTGgctgtttgtttgattgacaggtgagaTCCTGGAGCAGGTACGGGGGGCGGGGCCTCAGCAGGTGTCTGTGTTGGACCTTGGGTGTGGGAAAGGAGGAGACCTGCTcaagtggaggagaggagggatcAATCACCTAGTCTGTGCAGGTAATCAGATATTATTGAATGACACCTGGTTCTCTGCTTGTTATCAGGTGTTCTCTCACCTGTTTGTCCTTCCTCTGatgtcactgtgacatcacgTCTCTCCAGGTTCTTTACATGCCTGTGAGGGAAACGTCTGTCAGCGACACGTCTGTGTATGATGTTTCTGtacaaagtgtttgtgtttaactgTGTTTCTTTATCAGTTtgatacaaactgaactaactGACAGTTTGACCCATTGATGTTTCAGCTCtactataatatactataatactatatactataatataACATGATTATTGTTAAGCTCTTATGATCTGTCGAACATCGTCGAGCATGACCACATTAATTAATAACTAGAAAATGTGTGAATGCTGTCTGTGGAAAAACTGACACTAAACTGGATTTCTGGTTCCAGTTTGGATAAAGAAGCAGCTGAAGGAGTGTGAATGATTTGGGAAAGTGGGCAAAAGGTCAATAAAACTCCTAATGCATGAAAGATGTGgaacattttgttcatttttattttatttatttaaccaggGGAGTCCCAATGAGATGAAGGATCTCATGCTGGCCGAGACGAGCAgcagcacaaataaaaacagttacagacagaaaacaacaacaacaacaacaacaaaaggagactaattaaaaaaggaaaattaaaaacaagcatAAAGAAACTCATATTTCAAAAGAGAAATTTGTAGGAATCAGTTGCATCACcagttaaattaaaaacatttacgTTCTAGAGAATCTGCctcattatttaattttcattttaaaagcatttaatgAGATTAATTCATTAAGTTTCAAGTCattcagcaacatttttcaTGCTGCAGGTGAAGAATACACAAATACCGTTTTTCCCATTTTATGGatgcaaaatgaaatgaaagaagtTCAGATGGGAGTTTTAGAGCAACGACGTAAATGAGCTGAAGTGTTCTGAGGTCGAAGTTTCCTTTAATTGTCTTTGTTggaataaagataaaacatcaaCTGAAGCCCTGATGAGAGTTGGAACTATACACATTTCTATTATGAAAAACTAGGTCCATCCCCAGTTTCCTGTTATGATAAAGTTACCAGctttggcttttattttgaaaattgtgtgtgtgttagtgtttgaGACAGGTAGGTTTGAATTGTGAATTAAATGTCTGAAGGCTATTAACAGTTAAAAAGGACAGATCATATCAatccaccaatcagaacagagactGAGTCACAGGTTGCTATGGTGACAGTGCAGCCCTGTGGCAGGTGTGAACAAGCATTCATATTCATATCCATTGGAAAATTTCAACCAAGCCAAAATAGGCACCAAACAACTTCTTATaactcaaaaactaaaagtcacattgaaaaatatttctgtttgagtGACCTGAGTTAGACAGAACTCTCTGCCCTTTTGGGCGATTTTATTCAAAAATCACGAGTCCTATTTCAGTGGAAGTAACATCggatgagagaggagaaatgTGTCAACATTTTGATGTATaaattgtgtttgtattgtggAAGATGTGGGAATAAGGAGAGACAATCTGAACAGTCCGTGCAATACACACTAATGTAAAAATCTAAGAAGCGCTGAAAATTTGATGAAACTAACTGTGATTGTTTAAAAAAGTATGaatgatatgaaaatgttgaattaatGTGAGAAAGTGTTGTGACCTGTTTAAAGCTTGAATGAAGTTTCTATGTGAATGTATGAATGACTGAACCTACAGTGGGTGAAATCAGTGGGTTTGAATGTGTTTCTATTAGACTTCCATCATAAATAAGATTCAAGCAAAGTTGAATATTTTGGAAAGTTCTAATGGGATTTGAAAGTtgaataatattattattaatgaataataagTTTGTACCTTAATGTATGGATGAGTAGCTAAGAGGGGAAAATGCaggaaaaagtgtgaaaatgtgaaactctGAACATGCCgtccattcatttgaatggagaAAAATTGCTGAATATTTTGGAAAGTATGAATGAGAAAAGTAACCAATTATGTCCTAATTGAActgaacattttgatgtttgaaTGAATTTATACGTTAAGTAATGTGGCAGCAGTTAAGTGCCAAAAAAGTGggcagaataataataaagaatgtAGAATAACGTATGTTGTGAATGTTTCCAGTGTTCCCACCAGTCcataatgtttttgtattcagATATAGCCGGAGTGTCGGTGGAGCAGTGTGAGAGTCGATATGaagacatgaagaagaaaagtcACTCTCATGAGAAAATCTTCAGTGCTCAGTTTATCACTGCGGACTGCACCAAGGTAGAACTACAGTATCTACATCAGTTTATACTCTGCACCAAGGTAGAACTACAGTATCTACATCAGTTTATACTCTGCACCAAGGTAGAACTACAGTATCTACATCAGTTTATACTCTGCACCAAGGTAGAACTACAGTATCTACATCAGTTTATACTCTGCACCAAGGTAGAACTACAGTATCTACATCAGTTTATACTCTGCACCAAGGTAGAACTACAGTATCTACATCAGTTTATACTCTGCACCAAGGTAGAACTACAGTATCTACATCAGTTTATACTCTGCACCAAGGTAGAACTACAGTATCTACATCAGTTTATACTCTGCACCAAGGTAGAACTACAGTATCTACATCAGTTTACGCTCTGCACCAAGGTAGAACTACAGTATCTACATCAGTCTATACTCTGCACCAAGGTAGAACTACAGTACCTACATCAGTTTATACTCTGCACCAAGGTAGAACTACAGTACCTACATCAGTTTATACTCTGCACCAAGGTAGAACTACAGTACCTACATCAGTTTACGCTCTGCACCAAGGTAGAACTACAGTATCTACATCAGTTTATACTCTGCACCAAGGTAGAACTACAGTATCTACATCAGTTTATACTCTGCACCAAGGTAGAACTACAGTACCTACATTAGTTTACGCTCTGCACCAAGGTAGAACTACAGTACCTACATTAGTTTACGCTCTGCACCAAGGTAGAACTACAGTATCTACATCAGTTTATACTCTGCACCAAGGTAGAACTACAGTATCTACATCAGTTTATACTCTGCACCAAGGTAGAACTACAGTATCTACATCAGTTTATGCTCTGCACCAAGGTAGAACTACAGTACCTACATCAGTTTACGCTCTGCACCAAGGTAGAACTACAGTACCTACATTAGTTTACGCTCTGCACCAAGGTAGAACTACAGTACCTACATTAGTTTACGCTCTGCACCAAGGTAGAACTACAGTACCTACATCAGTTTATGCTCTGCACCAAGGTAGAACTACAGTACCTACATTAGTTTACGCTCTGCACCAAGGTAGAACTACAGTACCTACATCAGTTTATGCTCTGCACCAAGGTAGAACTACAGTACCTACATCAGTTTATGCTCTGCACCAAGGTAGAACTACAGTACCTACATCAGTTTATACTCTGCACCAAGGTAGAACTACAGTACCTACATCAGTTTATACTCTGCACCAAGGTAGAACTACAGTATCTACATCAGTTTATGCTCTGCACCAAGGTAGAACTACAGTACCTGGATCAGTTTATACTCTGCACCAAGGTAGAACTACAGTACCTACATCAGTTTACGCTGGGTTCAATATGCAATCGCAGTTTAGGACGGTGTCAACATTTTTCTCTTGATAATGATCCAATGTCCTTAGTTTGTGTACAACAGTGTAAAACTGtgagtgacctttgacctctatGTGCAGGAGGTTTTGTCAGAGAAGCTGGATGATCCTGAGCTGATGTTTGACATCTGCAGCTGTCAGTTTGTGTATCACTATTCATTTGAGAGTGAGCAGAAGGCCGACATGATGCTGAGGAACGCCTGCGAGCGCCTGAAACCCGGAGGTTTCTTTGTGGGAACGACACCAGACTCTTTTGAACTTGTGTAAGATTTATTTTCAACACCACTTTGTTTCCTGCTGTGTCCTGACAGGAAGTTCAAATGTAGACGCTGCTTCAGTCTGTGATGACCCACAGCTGGAAACAGCACTCTGAACCACCTGACAGCTGCTTTATCTTTTACTAAGAGTTTGTTTTATAAGTACTTTTGAATAACAATGtcaattcttctttttctctgcagtAAACGTTTGGAAGCATCAGACTCTCTGTCATTTGGTAACGAGGTTTTTAAAGTGTCCTTTCAGTCCAAAGGTGTGTATCCTCTGTTCGGCTGTCAGTACCACTTCAGCCTGGAGGAAGTCGTTGATGTTCCAGAGTTCCTCGTCTACTTTCCTCTGTTGGAACAGTAAGCTTTAGTTTTATGAACTATGAGAAACCGTaatgatgtaaatgtttgttttgtatgaaatgtaaaCGCAGTGCTTTTTCCAGgaatgtgttcatgttgttCATGAGTCGAAGATCATTGACTAAATAACTGATGACCAAAGTCTTAACAGCCCTCATACCAAAACTACTTTACAGACTCTACTATAAAGAATCTACTGTCACTCATCTGTAAAGACTCTTATGTACAGACTTTGTCTATGTAAAGACTACTATAGACTCTACTGTCATTCTAATGTACAGACTCTActatactaataataatatatttatatagcacctttttaaaaactacaatgtgctttgacagacaaagcaaaggcAGTACAATATAAAAGCAAAGACACATGACAGAAAGCAATAACAAGGCCGACATTAagaagacaatgaaaaacaaagatgataaaaagatgaaaagacgataaaaagatgaagaaagacATAAAAGTAAGTCTGTagaaatgggttttaagaagtgattgACTTCTGTGAAGACTACTAGTCTCTACTGTCACTACTTCTAAGACTCTAAAAAGTATTATGTAAAGACTGTACTGAACAGACTACTAACACACTACTGTAAAGACTCTTCTGTCACTGTACTGTGACTCTGCTGTATAGATTCTACTGTGACTCCACTGCAGTGAcatgtctctctgtttgtggCAGCATGGCAAAGCGTTACAACATGCGTCTGGTGTTGAAACAGAGATTCTCAGAGTTTTTTGAGGAGAAAGTGAAGAAGGAGCAACATCGCAGTCtcatgatgaagatgatggctCTGGAGGTAAAACAGTTAATTATCAATCAATAATCAGTAAAACATGGTTCTAAAGTCAGTGAGACTCTGGTCACCTGCATTCAAGTCTAGTATTTATTGAGtactatttttattaatattatttatttaacaaactgcaataaaactaaaatggtCTGTACAGACATAATTGAAATCTgaagtttgttgtgttgtgttcttgttCATGTGACTAAAGGAATACATCCTACAGTGTTTTAGTTGTTCATATGTAGAACACATGTAGCATGTATGAGATTTATGTGTTGTTAACATGTAGTTAATGTGTTGTACCGCTTGTATCCATTGTGTTTTCAGCCGTTTCCCTGTGAGAACGGAGGTCGACAGGcgacagacagcagaggagagtacAGCCATGCTAAAGAGCACTGCGGCAGAGCAGGAGTCAAAGTACCACTGGTGGGTCTGCTGACAGCACACAACCTCATTCTGGTTCAGCCTTGTTGTTTAGACTGGTTCTGGCTGGTTGGGCTCTGTTTGGtctaactgtgtttgtttgttctttgtttgtttgtttgttgcaggGCACTCTGAGCAGATCTGAGTGGGAAGCAACAAGTAAGTTTCACTGTTAGCATCAcagttacattttaaaactcAGAATGGACTTGTGATCAGGTTAACCAAGCTGAGTCCGTTTACAGTCAGACTCTCAGCTTGACAGAACAGATGTGTTTCTGTC includes the following:
- the LOC122978721 gene encoding mRNA cap guanine-N7 methyltransferase-like, which produces LKSVLIGEILEQVRGAGPQQVSVLDLGCGKGGDLLKWRRGGINHLVCADIAGVSVEQCESRYEDMKKKSHSHEKIFSAQFITADCTKEVLSEKLDDPELMFDICSCQFVYHYSFESEQKADMMLRNACERLKPGGFFVGTTPDSFELVKRLEASDSLSFGNEVFKVSFQSKGVYPLFGCQYHFSLEEVVDVPEFLVYFPLLEHMAKRYNMRLVLKQRFSEFFEEKVKKEQHRSLMMKMMALEPFPCENGGRQATDSRGEYSHAKEHCGRAGVKVPLGTLSRSEWEATSIYLVFVFQKMS